The proteins below come from a single Trachemys scripta elegans isolate TJP31775 chromosome 16, CAS_Tse_1.0, whole genome shotgun sequence genomic window:
- the LIPE gene encoding hormone-sensitive lipase isoform X1, with product MRSHSDGSGTRRLSRCRITPCTPARRPRAMDSRPLFQALHVVAEDNVAFFRQSASETGRRFVAAFTAIGEHARRLEPILRHFASVYHVFDLDEATPANGYRSLAQTTRCCLAHVLHKSRYVAANRRSIFFRTGHNAAELEAYCAALSQLRALLYLAQRLLTHNRPGCLFHHEERGLTELVLREYGTLHKGCFYGRCLGFQFAPSIRPFLQTIAISLVSFGENYRRHDSGLSMAAGSLFTSGKFAIDPELRGAEFERITQNLDVHFWKSFWNLTETELLASVASMASTPVRVIRALTVPPEPFELPLAADPSLSITISPPVAHTGPGPVHMRLISHELREGQDSEALSALAPAEGPLGLELWRKAAPAPPSPLLLVHFHGGGFVAQTSKSHEPYLRGWAQELGAPVLSVDYALAPEAPFPRALEECFYAYCWALRHCHLLGSTAQRVCLAGDSAGGNLCLTVTMRAAAFGIQLPDGIMAAYPVTLVRAAASPSRLLTLLDPLLPLSVLCKCLSAYAGTEPAEGEPPGLEKLGPVNMVRRDTALLLQELRQSASAWLGALLDSPGRSNGAGAEAMRTSVSEAALDDDSAVKSRGSRKSQTCQDLSCGVSAPLAPAPAPPPQGSPPSFFLSGGQLEEEAPGDEGLQYPDSFEPLRSDQPSASITLEASPVVKNPFMSPLLAPDSMLRGLPPVHIVACALDPMLDDSVMFARRLRELGRPVTLRIVQDLPHGFLSLSQLCRETRQAAALCTRVIREILLPPEPTLPTAPPSPRKHRKLERTPHSGAATGRESRATGLATPTLKSPTTAALETTPGQGGRAPVETPQRREPGPQGGPAGREVGA from the exons ATGAGATCGCACAGTGACGGGAGCGGCACGCGGCGCCTGTCCCGGTGCCGGATTACTCCCTGCACCCCCGCAAGAAG GCCCCGCGCCATGGACTCCCGGCCCCTGTTCCAGGCCCTGCACGTGGTGGCCGAGGACAATGTGGCCTTCTTCCGGCAGAGCGCCTCGGAGACGGGGCGCCGGTTCGTGGCGGCCTTCACGGCCATCGGGGAGCATGCCCGCCGCCTGGAGCCGATTCTGCGCCACTTCGCCAGCGTCTACCACGTCTTCGACCTGGACGAGGCCACGCCGGCCAACGGGTACCGCAGCCTGGCGCAGACGACGCGCTGCTGCCTGGCCCACGTCCTGCACAAGAGCCGCTACGTGGCCGCCAACCGCCGCAGCATCTTCTTCCGCACGGGCCACAACGCAGCCGAGCTGGAGGCCTATTGCGCCGCCCTGAGCCAGCTGCGGGCCCTGCTGTACTTGGCGCAGCGCCTGCTGACCCACAACCGCCCCGGCTGCCTCTTCCACCACGAGGAGCGCGGCCTGACCGAGTTGGTGCTGCGGGAGTACGGCACCCTGCACAAGGGCTGCTTCTACGGGCGCTGCCTGGGCTTCCAG TTTGCCCCCTCCATCCGGCCCTTCCTCCAGACCATCGCCATCAGCCTGGTCTCCTTCGGAGAGAACTACAGACGCCACGACTCCGGCCTCA GCATGGCGGCCGGCTCGCTGTTCACGTCAGGGAAGTTCGCCATCGATCCAGAGCTGCGGGGAGCCGAGTTCGAGAGGATCACACAGAACCTCGACGTGCATTTCTGGAAGAGCTTCTGGAACCTGACGGAGACCGAGCTGCTGGCT tccGTGGCCAGCATGGCGTCCACGCCAGTGCGGGTGATCCGGGCGCTGACGGTGCCCCCCGAGCCCTTCGAGCTGCCGCTGGCTGCCGACCCTTCACTGAGCATCACCATCAGCCCCCCGGTAGCACACACCGGCCCTGGGCCTGTCCACATGCGCCTCATCTCCCACGAGCTGCGTGAGGGGCAG gaCAGCGAGGCACTCTCCGCACTGGCCCCGGCTGAGGGcccactggggctggagctgtggcgCAAAGCAGCGCCTGCGCCCCCCTCGCCCCTCCTGCTGGTTCACTTCCACGGCGGCGGGTTTGTGGCGCAGACGTCAAAGTCGCACGAGCCGTACCTGCGGGGCTGGGCGCAGGAGCTCGGCGCCCCTGTGCTCTCCGTCGACTACGCCCTGGCGCCCGAGGCCCCCTTTCCCCGCGCCCTGGAGGAGTGTTTCTACGCCTACTGCTGGGCCCTGCGTCACTGCCACCTGCTGG GCTCCACGGCGCAGCGGGTCTGCCTGGCTGGGGACAGCGCCGGCGGGAACCTCTGCCTCACCGTGACCATGCGGGCGGCCGCCTTCGGCATCCAGCTGCCCGACGGCATCATGGCGGCCTATCCCGTCACCCTGGTGCGGGCCGCGGCCTCGCCCTCCCGCCTGCTTACCCTGCTcgaccccctgctgcccctcagcGTGCTCTGCAAGTGCCTCAGCGCCTACGCCG gcacGGAACCGGCGGAGGGGGAGCCCCCCGGGCTGGAGAAGCTGGGCCCGGTGAACATGGTGCGGCGGGACACGGCGCTGCTGTTGCAGGAGCTGCGGCAGAGCGCCTCGGCCTGGCTGGGGGCGCTGCTGGACAGCCCGGGGCGCAGCAACGGGGCTGGCGCAG AGGCCATGCGGACGAGCGTCTCGGAGGCAGCGCTGGATGACGACTCAGCTGTCAAATCCAGGGGCTCCCGCAAGAGCCAGACCTGCCAGGATCTATCATGCGGGGTGTCAGCCCCCCTGGCCCCTgcacctgccccccctccccagggcagcCCCCCCAGCTTCTTCCTGAGTGgggggcagctggaggaggaggcccCCGGGGACGAGGGGCTGCAGTATCCTGACAGCTTTGAGCCACTGCGCTCGGACCAGCCCTCCGCCAGCATCACCCTGGAGGCATCGCCCGTGGTCAAGAACCCCTTCATGTCGCCCCTGCTGGCCCCGGACAGCATGCTGCGAGGACTGCCGCCGGTCCATATCGTG gccTGCGCCCTGGACCCCATGCTGGACGACTCGGTGATGTTCGCCCGGCGGCTGCGGGAGCTGGGCCGGCCGGTGACGCTGCGGATCGTGCAGGACTTGCCGCACGGCTTCCTGAGCCTGTCCCAGCTGTGCCGTGAGACCCGCCAGGCGGCCGCGCTCTGCACCCGCGTCATCCGTGAGATCCTGCTGCCCCCGGAGCCCACGCTGCCCACCGCCCCGCCCTCGCCCCGCAAGCACCGCAAGCTGGAGCGGACGCCGCACTCGGGGGCTGCCACGGGCCGGGAGAGCAGGGCCACGGGCCTAGCCACGCCCACCCTCAAGAGTCCCACCACAGCTGCCTTGGAGACCACGCCCGGCCAGGGGGGTCGGGCCCCAGTGGAAACCCCCCAGAGGCGAGAGCCGGGGCCCCAGGGCGGCCCGgcaggcagggaggtgggggcctGA
- the LIPE gene encoding hormone-sensitive lipase isoform X2 produces the protein MDSRPLFQALHVVAEDNVAFFRQSASETGRRFVAAFTAIGEHARRLEPILRHFASVYHVFDLDEATPANGYRSLAQTTRCCLAHVLHKSRYVAANRRSIFFRTGHNAAELEAYCAALSQLRALLYLAQRLLTHNRPGCLFHHEERGLTELVLREYGTLHKGCFYGRCLGFQFAPSIRPFLQTIAISLVSFGENYRRHDSGLSMAAGSLFTSGKFAIDPELRGAEFERITQNLDVHFWKSFWNLTETELLASVASMASTPVRVIRALTVPPEPFELPLAADPSLSITISPPVAHTGPGPVHMRLISHELREGQDSEALSALAPAEGPLGLELWRKAAPAPPSPLLLVHFHGGGFVAQTSKSHEPYLRGWAQELGAPVLSVDYALAPEAPFPRALEECFYAYCWALRHCHLLGSTAQRVCLAGDSAGGNLCLTVTMRAAAFGIQLPDGIMAAYPVTLVRAAASPSRLLTLLDPLLPLSVLCKCLSAYAGTEPAEGEPPGLEKLGPVNMVRRDTALLLQELRQSASAWLGALLDSPGRSNGAGAEAMRTSVSEAALDDDSAVKSRGSRKSQTCQDLSCGVSAPLAPAPAPPPQGSPPSFFLSGGQLEEEAPGDEGLQYPDSFEPLRSDQPSASITLEASPVVKNPFMSPLLAPDSMLRGLPPVHIVACALDPMLDDSVMFARRLRELGRPVTLRIVQDLPHGFLSLSQLCRETRQAAALCTRVIREILLPPEPTLPTAPPSPRKHRKLERTPHSGAATGRESRATGLATPTLKSPTTAALETTPGQGGRAPVETPQRREPGPQGGPAGREVGA, from the exons ATGGACTCCCGGCCCCTGTTCCAGGCCCTGCACGTGGTGGCCGAGGACAATGTGGCCTTCTTCCGGCAGAGCGCCTCGGAGACGGGGCGCCGGTTCGTGGCGGCCTTCACGGCCATCGGGGAGCATGCCCGCCGCCTGGAGCCGATTCTGCGCCACTTCGCCAGCGTCTACCACGTCTTCGACCTGGACGAGGCCACGCCGGCCAACGGGTACCGCAGCCTGGCGCAGACGACGCGCTGCTGCCTGGCCCACGTCCTGCACAAGAGCCGCTACGTGGCCGCCAACCGCCGCAGCATCTTCTTCCGCACGGGCCACAACGCAGCCGAGCTGGAGGCCTATTGCGCCGCCCTGAGCCAGCTGCGGGCCCTGCTGTACTTGGCGCAGCGCCTGCTGACCCACAACCGCCCCGGCTGCCTCTTCCACCACGAGGAGCGCGGCCTGACCGAGTTGGTGCTGCGGGAGTACGGCACCCTGCACAAGGGCTGCTTCTACGGGCGCTGCCTGGGCTTCCAG TTTGCCCCCTCCATCCGGCCCTTCCTCCAGACCATCGCCATCAGCCTGGTCTCCTTCGGAGAGAACTACAGACGCCACGACTCCGGCCTCA GCATGGCGGCCGGCTCGCTGTTCACGTCAGGGAAGTTCGCCATCGATCCAGAGCTGCGGGGAGCCGAGTTCGAGAGGATCACACAGAACCTCGACGTGCATTTCTGGAAGAGCTTCTGGAACCTGACGGAGACCGAGCTGCTGGCT tccGTGGCCAGCATGGCGTCCACGCCAGTGCGGGTGATCCGGGCGCTGACGGTGCCCCCCGAGCCCTTCGAGCTGCCGCTGGCTGCCGACCCTTCACTGAGCATCACCATCAGCCCCCCGGTAGCACACACCGGCCCTGGGCCTGTCCACATGCGCCTCATCTCCCACGAGCTGCGTGAGGGGCAG gaCAGCGAGGCACTCTCCGCACTGGCCCCGGCTGAGGGcccactggggctggagctgtggcgCAAAGCAGCGCCTGCGCCCCCCTCGCCCCTCCTGCTGGTTCACTTCCACGGCGGCGGGTTTGTGGCGCAGACGTCAAAGTCGCACGAGCCGTACCTGCGGGGCTGGGCGCAGGAGCTCGGCGCCCCTGTGCTCTCCGTCGACTACGCCCTGGCGCCCGAGGCCCCCTTTCCCCGCGCCCTGGAGGAGTGTTTCTACGCCTACTGCTGGGCCCTGCGTCACTGCCACCTGCTGG GCTCCACGGCGCAGCGGGTCTGCCTGGCTGGGGACAGCGCCGGCGGGAACCTCTGCCTCACCGTGACCATGCGGGCGGCCGCCTTCGGCATCCAGCTGCCCGACGGCATCATGGCGGCCTATCCCGTCACCCTGGTGCGGGCCGCGGCCTCGCCCTCCCGCCTGCTTACCCTGCTcgaccccctgctgcccctcagcGTGCTCTGCAAGTGCCTCAGCGCCTACGCCG gcacGGAACCGGCGGAGGGGGAGCCCCCCGGGCTGGAGAAGCTGGGCCCGGTGAACATGGTGCGGCGGGACACGGCGCTGCTGTTGCAGGAGCTGCGGCAGAGCGCCTCGGCCTGGCTGGGGGCGCTGCTGGACAGCCCGGGGCGCAGCAACGGGGCTGGCGCAG AGGCCATGCGGACGAGCGTCTCGGAGGCAGCGCTGGATGACGACTCAGCTGTCAAATCCAGGGGCTCCCGCAAGAGCCAGACCTGCCAGGATCTATCATGCGGGGTGTCAGCCCCCCTGGCCCCTgcacctgccccccctccccagggcagcCCCCCCAGCTTCTTCCTGAGTGgggggcagctggaggaggaggcccCCGGGGACGAGGGGCTGCAGTATCCTGACAGCTTTGAGCCACTGCGCTCGGACCAGCCCTCCGCCAGCATCACCCTGGAGGCATCGCCCGTGGTCAAGAACCCCTTCATGTCGCCCCTGCTGGCCCCGGACAGCATGCTGCGAGGACTGCCGCCGGTCCATATCGTG gccTGCGCCCTGGACCCCATGCTGGACGACTCGGTGATGTTCGCCCGGCGGCTGCGGGAGCTGGGCCGGCCGGTGACGCTGCGGATCGTGCAGGACTTGCCGCACGGCTTCCTGAGCCTGTCCCAGCTGTGCCGTGAGACCCGCCAGGCGGCCGCGCTCTGCACCCGCGTCATCCGTGAGATCCTGCTGCCCCCGGAGCCCACGCTGCCCACCGCCCCGCCCTCGCCCCGCAAGCACCGCAAGCTGGAGCGGACGCCGCACTCGGGGGCTGCCACGGGCCGGGAGAGCAGGGCCACGGGCCTAGCCACGCCCACCCTCAAGAGTCCCACCACAGCTGCCTTGGAGACCACGCCCGGCCAGGGGGGTCGGGCCCCAGTGGAAACCCCCCAGAGGCGAGAGCCGGGGCCCCAGGGCGGCCCGgcaggcagggaggtgggggcctGA
- the LOC117888406 gene encoding zinc finger and BTB domain-containing protein 26-like isoform X1, with product MAALARRAAAGRGRCARMAPAGERLHFRFPSYGDGVLRRMDQLRAQRRFCDVTVQVNELRVPGHRVVFAACSPFLRDQFLLSDSPEVSVSLLQSPEIGRQLLLSCYTGSLEVPLPELVNYLTAASFLQMGHVVERCTQAVSRYLVPKAEAAPGVREGAEEEGASPSPLPARQQDGAEGAGDFLACRSRSSPPSPEISLPLLNSAVEITRSYLQGCYEDEAAPGGPFPCPPPPAQPGGPWRGCPLRRRHLEPARKDRPAGLGAGRKAPELERPYRCPRCDGLFPQLAGFVSHVREHKLFLCLRCAKVFSQKSNLTRHLRVHTGFKPFQCPVCRKCFTQNATLQDHLNLHSGRKPHRCNYCAVHFTHKPGLRRHLKELHGKSTLQNSHEESEEISARACS from the exons ATGGCGGCGCTGGCGCGGCGCGCGGCGGCCGGGCGGGGCCG ctgTGCCAGGATGGCCCCGGCCGGCGAGCGCCTGCACTTCCGCTTCCCCAGCTACGGGGACGGGGTGCTGCGGCGCATGGACCAGCTGCGGGCGCAGCGGCGGTTCTGCGACGTGAcggtgcaggtgaacgagctgcGGGTGCCGGGGCACCGCGTGGTCTTcgccgcctgctcccccttcCTGCGGGACCAGTTCCTGCTCAGCGACTCGCCCGAGGTGTCCGTCTCGCTCCTGCAGAGCCCCGAGATCGGCcgccagctgctgctctcctgctacACCGGCAGCCTCGAGGTGCCGCTGCCCGAGCTGGTCAACTACCTGACGGCCGCCTCCTTCCTGCAGATGGGCCACGTGGTGGAGCGCTGCACCCAGGCCGTCTCCCGCTACCTGGTGCCCAAGGCCGAGGCGGCGCCAGGcgtgagggagggggcggaggaggagggggcctcccccagccccctgcccgcaCGGCAGCAGGACGGGGCGGAGGGGGCTGGAGATTTCCTGGCGTGCCGCTCCCgcagcagccccccatccccgGAGATTTCCCTACCCCTCCTCAACTCAGCCGTGGAGATCACCCGCAGCTACCTGCAGGGCTGCTACGAGGACGAGGCGGCGCCGGGgggccccttcccctgccccccaccccccgcccagccGGGGGGGCCGTGGCGGGGCTGCCCCCTGCGCCGGCGCCACCTGGAGCCGGCCCGGAAGGACaggccggcggggctgggggcgggcagGAAGGCGCCGGAGCTGGAGCGGCCCTACCGGTGCCCGCGCTGCGACGGGCTGTTCCCGCAGCTGGCCGGTTTCGTGAGCCACGTGCGGGAGCACAAGCTGTTCCTGTGTCTGCGCTGCGCCAAGGTCTTCTCCCAGAAGAGCAACCTGACCCGGCACCTGCGTGTGCACACCGGCTTCAAGCCCTTCCAGTGCCCCGTGTGCCGCAAGTGCTTCACGCAGAACGCCACGCTGCAGGACCACCTCAACCTGCACAGCGGCCGCAAGCCCCACCGCTGCAACTACTGCGCCGTGCACTTCACCCACAAGCCGGGCCTGCGGCGCCACCTCAAGGAGCTGCACGGCAAGAGCACGCTGCAGAACAGCCACGAGGAGAGCGAGGAGATCAGCGCCAGGGCCTGCAGCTGA
- the LOC117888406 gene encoding zinc finger and BTB domain-containing protein 26-like isoform X2, which produces MACARMAPAGERLHFRFPSYGDGVLRRMDQLRAQRRFCDVTVQVNELRVPGHRVVFAACSPFLRDQFLLSDSPEVSVSLLQSPEIGRQLLLSCYTGSLEVPLPELVNYLTAASFLQMGHVVERCTQAVSRYLVPKAEAAPGVREGAEEEGASPSPLPARQQDGAEGAGDFLACRSRSSPPSPEISLPLLNSAVEITRSYLQGCYEDEAAPGGPFPCPPPPAQPGGPWRGCPLRRRHLEPARKDRPAGLGAGRKAPELERPYRCPRCDGLFPQLAGFVSHVREHKLFLCLRCAKVFSQKSNLTRHLRVHTGFKPFQCPVCRKCFTQNATLQDHLNLHSGRKPHRCNYCAVHFTHKPGLRRHLKELHGKSTLQNSHEESEEISARACS; this is translated from the exons ATGGC ctgTGCCAGGATGGCCCCGGCCGGCGAGCGCCTGCACTTCCGCTTCCCCAGCTACGGGGACGGGGTGCTGCGGCGCATGGACCAGCTGCGGGCGCAGCGGCGGTTCTGCGACGTGAcggtgcaggtgaacgagctgcGGGTGCCGGGGCACCGCGTGGTCTTcgccgcctgctcccccttcCTGCGGGACCAGTTCCTGCTCAGCGACTCGCCCGAGGTGTCCGTCTCGCTCCTGCAGAGCCCCGAGATCGGCcgccagctgctgctctcctgctacACCGGCAGCCTCGAGGTGCCGCTGCCCGAGCTGGTCAACTACCTGACGGCCGCCTCCTTCCTGCAGATGGGCCACGTGGTGGAGCGCTGCACCCAGGCCGTCTCCCGCTACCTGGTGCCCAAGGCCGAGGCGGCGCCAGGcgtgagggagggggcggaggaggagggggcctcccccagccccctgcccgcaCGGCAGCAGGACGGGGCGGAGGGGGCTGGAGATTTCCTGGCGTGCCGCTCCCgcagcagccccccatccccgGAGATTTCCCTACCCCTCCTCAACTCAGCCGTGGAGATCACCCGCAGCTACCTGCAGGGCTGCTACGAGGACGAGGCGGCGCCGGGgggccccttcccctgccccccaccccccgcccagccGGGGGGGCCGTGGCGGGGCTGCCCCCTGCGCCGGCGCCACCTGGAGCCGGCCCGGAAGGACaggccggcggggctgggggcgggcagGAAGGCGCCGGAGCTGGAGCGGCCCTACCGGTGCCCGCGCTGCGACGGGCTGTTCCCGCAGCTGGCCGGTTTCGTGAGCCACGTGCGGGAGCACAAGCTGTTCCTGTGTCTGCGCTGCGCCAAGGTCTTCTCCCAGAAGAGCAACCTGACCCGGCACCTGCGTGTGCACACCGGCTTCAAGCCCTTCCAGTGCCCCGTGTGCCGCAAGTGCTTCACGCAGAACGCCACGCTGCAGGACCACCTCAACCTGCACAGCGGCCGCAAGCCCCACCGCTGCAACTACTGCGCCGTGCACTTCACCCACAAGCCGGGCCTGCGGCGCCACCTCAAGGAGCTGCACGGCAAGAGCACGCTGCAGAACAGCCACGAGGAGAGCGAGGAGATCAGCGCCAGGGCCTGCAGCTGA
- the LOC117888406 gene encoding zinc finger and BTB domain-containing protein 26-like isoform X3 encodes MAPAGERLHFRFPSYGDGVLRRMDQLRAQRRFCDVTVQVNELRVPGHRVVFAACSPFLRDQFLLSDSPEVSVSLLQSPEIGRQLLLSCYTGSLEVPLPELVNYLTAASFLQMGHVVERCTQAVSRYLVPKAEAAPGVREGAEEEGASPSPLPARQQDGAEGAGDFLACRSRSSPPSPEISLPLLNSAVEITRSYLQGCYEDEAAPGGPFPCPPPPAQPGGPWRGCPLRRRHLEPARKDRPAGLGAGRKAPELERPYRCPRCDGLFPQLAGFVSHVREHKLFLCLRCAKVFSQKSNLTRHLRVHTGFKPFQCPVCRKCFTQNATLQDHLNLHSGRKPHRCNYCAVHFTHKPGLRRHLKELHGKSTLQNSHEESEEISARACS; translated from the coding sequence ATGGCCCCGGCCGGCGAGCGCCTGCACTTCCGCTTCCCCAGCTACGGGGACGGGGTGCTGCGGCGCATGGACCAGCTGCGGGCGCAGCGGCGGTTCTGCGACGTGAcggtgcaggtgaacgagctgcGGGTGCCGGGGCACCGCGTGGTCTTcgccgcctgctcccccttcCTGCGGGACCAGTTCCTGCTCAGCGACTCGCCCGAGGTGTCCGTCTCGCTCCTGCAGAGCCCCGAGATCGGCcgccagctgctgctctcctgctacACCGGCAGCCTCGAGGTGCCGCTGCCCGAGCTGGTCAACTACCTGACGGCCGCCTCCTTCCTGCAGATGGGCCACGTGGTGGAGCGCTGCACCCAGGCCGTCTCCCGCTACCTGGTGCCCAAGGCCGAGGCGGCGCCAGGcgtgagggagggggcggaggaggagggggcctcccccagccccctgcccgcaCGGCAGCAGGACGGGGCGGAGGGGGCTGGAGATTTCCTGGCGTGCCGCTCCCgcagcagccccccatccccgGAGATTTCCCTACCCCTCCTCAACTCAGCCGTGGAGATCACCCGCAGCTACCTGCAGGGCTGCTACGAGGACGAGGCGGCGCCGGGgggccccttcccctgccccccaccccccgcccagccGGGGGGGCCGTGGCGGGGCTGCCCCCTGCGCCGGCGCCACCTGGAGCCGGCCCGGAAGGACaggccggcggggctgggggcgggcagGAAGGCGCCGGAGCTGGAGCGGCCCTACCGGTGCCCGCGCTGCGACGGGCTGTTCCCGCAGCTGGCCGGTTTCGTGAGCCACGTGCGGGAGCACAAGCTGTTCCTGTGTCTGCGCTGCGCCAAGGTCTTCTCCCAGAAGAGCAACCTGACCCGGCACCTGCGTGTGCACACCGGCTTCAAGCCCTTCCAGTGCCCCGTGTGCCGCAAGTGCTTCACGCAGAACGCCACGCTGCAGGACCACCTCAACCTGCACAGCGGCCGCAAGCCCCACCGCTGCAACTACTGCGCCGTGCACTTCACCCACAAGCCGGGCCTGCGGCGCCACCTCAAGGAGCTGCACGGCAAGAGCACGCTGCAGAACAGCCACGAGGAGAGCGAGGAGATCAGCGCCAGGGCCTGCAGCTGA
- the MEGF8 gene encoding multiple epidermal growth factor-like domains protein 8 has translation MLLEQREREDDFRLLAPWLLLPSARLWGRAGAGGLRPQGRRAQSDISSCNEPPPLGWGRGRPPHALTPLPPRCQCNGHADTCNELDGTGCPCQNNTETGPCQNSAQADKKDCYKYQCAKCRDSFHGAPVGGLQCYRLISVEQEFCFDPTSQSNCFHQPNLQHLARGRTVLFGVQPKFTNVDIRITVDVTFGAVDLFVSPAYDTFAVDVDRATGVHGVRVLAPGGAEGGPNGTAPPRLREERPRGLITYLTVWEPQAVLVVRGVRDRVVVTYPHELHALKSSRFYLLLLGVGAGPNASDSQGLLFFRQDQAHIDLFVFFSVFFSCFFLFLSACVLLWKAKQFLDLRHEQHRQLQEMTKMASRPFAKVTVCFEPEAGPQTADLVFLPARPHKPPPLPAPPALPSRLKPYPEAPYSAHFRRSEPFLSHLLGYSYCTFRVGPVTLEPTDDGMAGVATVLLQLPGGTQAPNRTCLGSALVTLRHNLQDYCSGSHGAGGARKGLLSHDNLTSMSL, from the exons ATGCTATTAGAGCAG AGGGAACGTGAGGATGACTTTCGGCTTCTTGCCCCATGGCTGCTGCTCCCCTCAGCGCGGCTGTGGGGccgggcaggagctggggggctgcGCCCCCAGGGCCGGCGAGCCCAGTCCGACATCTCCTCGTGCAATGAGCCCCCCcccttggggtgggggcggggccggcccCCGCACGCTctgacccccctgccccccaggtgcCAGTGTAACGGCCACGCGGACACGTGTAACGAACTGGACGGGACGGGCTGCCCCTGCCAGAACAACACGGAGACGGGCCCCTGCCAGAACAGCGCCCAGGCTGACAAGAAAGACTGCTACAAGTaccag tgtGCCAAGTGCCGGGACTCGTTCCATGGGGCGCCGGTCGGGGGGCTCCAGTGCTACCGGCTCATCTCGGTGGAGCAGGAGTTCTGCTTCGACCCCACCTCGCAGAGCAACTGCTTCCACCAGCCCAACCTGCAGCACCTGGCGCGTGGCCGCACCGTGCTCTTTGGCGTGCAGCCCAAGTTCACCAACGTCGACATCCGCATCACCGTGGACGTCACCTTCGGCGCCGTCGACCTCTTCGTCTCGCCCGCCTACGACACCTTCGCCGTGGATGTGGACCGGGCCACGGGGGTGCACGGCGTGCGGGTGCTGGCGCCGGGCGGGGCCGAGGGGGGGCCCAACGGCACGGCCCCGCCCCGGCTGCGGGAGGAGCGCCCCCGCGGGCTCATCACCTACCTGACGGTGTGGGAGCCGCAGGCCGTGCTGGTGGTGCGGGGCGTGCGGGACCGGGTGGTGGTGACCTACCCCCACGAGCTGCACGCCCTCAAGTCCAGTCGCTtctacctgctgctgctgggggtgggcgCCGGCCCCAACGCCAGCGACTCCCAGGGGCTGCTCTTCTTCCGGCAGGACCAGGCCCACATCGACCTCTTCGTCTTCTTCTCCGTCTTCTTCTCctgcttcttcctcttcctctcggCCTGCGTCCTGCTCTGGAAGGCGAAGCAGTTCCTGGACCTGCGGCACGAGCAGCACCGCCAGCTGCAGGAGATGACCAAGATGGCCAGTCGCCCCTTCGCCAAGGTCACGGTCTGCTTCGAGCCGGAGGCCGGGCCCCAGACCGCCGACCTGGTCTTCctgccggcccggccccacaagccgccgccgctgcccgcccccccggccctgcccagcCGCCTCAAGCCCTACCCCGAGGCCCCCTACTCGGCCCACTTCCGCCGCTCCGAGCCCTTCCTCTCCCACCTGCTGGGCTACTCCTACTGCACCTTCCGCGTGGGCCCCGTCACGCTGGAGCCCACGGACGACGGCATGGCCGGCGTGGCCACcgtgctgctccagctgcctggcgGCACCCAGGCCCCCAACCGCACCTGCCTGGGCTCCGCCCTGGTCACCCTGCGCCACAACCTGCAGGACTATTGCAGCGGCAGCCATGGGGCCGGGGGCGCCCGCAAGGGGCTGCTGAGCCACGACAACCTCACCAGCATGTCGCTGTGA